A window of the Verrucomicrobiota bacterium genome harbors these coding sequences:
- a CDS encoding DUF86 domain-containing protein has translation MPRSPLEYLRHILDEIEYLIAEKQGLTQERFSRDATLQRAFVRSLEIIGEASKKVPADLKDRYPAVQWKVIGGMRDRLIHDYFGVDYDIVWDVIENKIPELREHILTILKQEDQAR, from the coding sequence ATGCCGCGCTCGCCGCTTGAGTACCTCCGCCATATCCTCGACGAGATCGAATACCTGATCGCCGAGAAGCAAGGTCTCACTCAAGAGCGGTTTTCGCGCGACGCCACGCTTCAGCGCGCCTTCGTGCGAAGCCTCGAGATCATCGGCGAGGCCTCAAAGAAGGTTCCCGCCGATCTCAAGGACCGCTATCCAGCCGTGCAATGGAAGGTCATCGGCGGCATGAGAGACCGCCTCATCCACGACTACTTCGGCGTTGACTACGACATCGTCTGGGACGTCATCGAGAACAAGATCCCAGAGCTTCGCGAGCACATACTGACGATTCTCAAACAAGAGGATCAGGCCCGATAG
- a CDS encoding nucleotidyltransferase family protein: MIRTKKDILEALDQNRSRLSALGVRRIGLFGSYVRGEQRPDSDIDLLVEFQPGRKTFDSFMELSFFLEDLFQRKVELVTVESLSPHLAPHILSEVEYAALAA, translated from the coding sequence ATGATCAGGACGAAGAAAGACATCCTCGAAGCGCTTGACCAGAACCGGTCCCGACTCAGTGCGCTGGGCGTGCGACGGATCGGCCTGTTCGGCTCCTACGTCCGCGGCGAGCAGCGCCCGGACAGCGACATCGACCTGCTCGTCGAATTCCAGCCCGGTCGCAAAACGTTCGACTCCTTCATGGAGCTCTCCTTCTTCCTCGAAGACCTTTTCCAACGCAAAGTCGAGCTTGTCACCGTCGAGTCGCTCAGCCCCCATCTCGCCCCGCACATCCTTAGCGAGGTCGAATATGCCGCGCTCGCCGCTTGA